AAAATTCTGGGAATTCATACTTCTAAAATGAACCTATGCGAGGACGTTAATCTCGAAACTTTGGTAACAACAAAGGACGATTTGTCAGGCGCTGATATTCAAGCAATGTGTACAGAAGCAGGTTTGTTAGCTCttagagaaagaagaatgcaAGTCACAGGGGAGGATTTCAAACAAGCTAAAGAGAGGGTCATGAAGAATAAAGTTGAAGAGAATCTAGAGGGCTTATACTTGTGATATGCATACATAGATTATTTTTAAATAGGTTTACGTGTATAAATCACACTCAAAAACTAAAAACTACATCATGTACATTTTTTGTCACGTGCAAGTCTTCAAAGTCTGGCTAGCGCAGGTAAAACGTTTGTTGGTGGGGGGGACCCTCGCGAATTCGAGCTgcagagaaagaaaaagaaaccagTGAGACATGCCATGAGGAATATCGATCCTCTCTTTGACGCACAGTCCTTTAAATACCAGTTGTATACTTACAAGTTCAAGTAGCGTAAAGGATACTTGTTCGTTTTATTGAGGTCATTTTGTTGTAATAAAGAGCTCTCAAAGTTCTCTCCAAGAGTTTATCTAGATTaaagtatttttcatcaacaaaCCAAAACGCAACAGATTTTAGCTGTTAAAGCGAGTGGAACTTAATTATTCTTAGCGTCAAATCAGACCGTTGAGTGCTGAGATCAATTAATATTGAGAGGCGTTTCATCTCATATTGAATTCAGGAGAATTTTGAACGTTGTAAATTCTTCATACATTTATTGGGCACTGCATTTATACTTTAAAATTCATTCACAATGAACAATCACTCGGAAACTCTAGAAGAACAGGAAATGCCATATGACATAACCTATAGAGTTGGTGTAGcggaaaataaaaactcGAAGTTTCGTAGGACAATGGAAGATGTTCATACGTACGTTAAAAATTTTGCATCAAGATTAGATTGGGGTTACTTTGCGGTATTTGACGGGCATGCTGGGATTCAGGCCTCGAAATGGTGTGGTAAGCATCTTCATACAATTATAGAACAGAACATTTTAGCTGATGAAGCACGAGACGTCAGAGATGTATTGAATGATTCATTCCTTACCATTGACAAAGAAATTAATACCAAGATTCTAGGAAACAGTGGATGCACCGCTGCTGTTTGTGTACTACGGTGGGAGCTGCCAGATGCAGTTTCTGATGACTCAATGGATTTAGCCCAgcatcaaagaaagttATACACAGCAAACGTAGGTGATTCTCGAATAGTATTGTTCAGGAATGGAAACAGCATAAGATTGACGTATGATCACAAGGCTTCTGACTCCTTGGAAATGCAAAGAGTTGAGCAAGCAGGCGGgttgataatgaaaagtCGTGTAAATGGTATGCTAGCAGTAACGAGATCGTTAGGCGATAAGTTTTTTGACACTTTAGTAGTGGGAAGCCCATTCACGACAAGTGTGGAAATCACCTCTAGGGATAAATTTCTAATATTGGCATGCGATGGACTATGGGATGTTATTGATGATCAGGATGCATGTGAACTAATCAAGGACATTAATGAACCTAATGAAGCTGCGAAAGTCCTGGTTAGATATGCTTTAGAAAATGGCACAACCGATAATGTGACAGTAATGGTTGTCTTTCTCTGAAACTTTTTGTCGTAAAACACATAGAAAGTATGCGTAGACATAGATATATGCAAtgaatatgtatatttatgTGTGTATGTGCATGTATAAACCTACTAAATACATTTTGCATGCACCCTTATATATCATAAGCAAGGTTTTGGCGTTACAGcattattgttttcattttgtagATAATAATTCGTAAAGAACGTACTTGCTACATTCGCTAAGTGAATGTGTAGCGTGATTATATTCAATATGCAACAATGGCAAAACGAAGCTATATATTGAAGCCGCTAAGGTCTAATTCACCATTATCTCCGGTGGTTGACCAATCGATATTTAAGTCATTAAAATCATTTAATGTCAAGTATTCCTCACCGTTTTCAGCCGGAGGGGGGTTATCTCCAGAATTGGGGACATTTGCTGTTGGTAAATCATTAGTTGTTATGTTgttgctattattattgcCGCTATTACTTGTATTGTCCTTGCTGacattgatattatttttgctAACGCTGATGTTAGTAtggttattgttattgtcaCTATTATCATTggttttgttgttgttgttgttgttattgttgttgtcgttACTATTTTTGATGCTATTAGAACTATTATTAGAGTTAGTGTTTTCAACGGGGGAAATATTCATTTCACTATAGTTGTCAGCTAGGTTATTGTCATCAAGACTTTTTGCTCCACCCACTGGTGGATTGAAGGCCGTTGAGTCGAAGGCCGTACTGTCAAGCCCTGAAAACATTGATATATCCATGGAATTTAAATCATTAAACATTGCATCCGAAGGTTGGCCCTGTTGACCTTGAGTTTGAGTGGTAGCTAGAGGAGAAAAAGCAGCACCGTTATTGGCAG
This is a stretch of genomic DNA from Saccharomyces kudriavzevii IFO 1802 strain IFO1802 genome assembly, chromosome: 4. It encodes these proteins:
- the PTC1 gene encoding type 2C protein phosphatase PTC1 (similar to Saccharomyces cerevisiae PTC1 (YDL006W); ancestral locus Anc_3.215); translation: MNNHSETLEEQEMPYDITYRVGVAENKNSKFRRTMEDVHTYVKNFASRLDWGYFAVFDGHAGIQASKWCGKHLHTIIEQNILADEARDVRDVLNDSFLTIDKEINTKILGNSGCTAAVCVLRWELPDAVSDDSMDLAQHQRKLYTANVGDSRIVLFRNGNSIRLTYDHKASDSLEMQRVEQAGGLIMKSRVNGMLAVTRSLGDKFFDTLVVGSPFTTSVEITSRDKFLILACDGLWDVIDDQDACELIKDINEPNEAAKVLVRYALENGTTDNVTVMVVFL
- the MED2 gene encoding Med2p (similar to Saccharomyces cerevisiae MED2 (YDL005C); ancestral locus Anc_3.214), which gives rise to MVVQSASVSSVHTVNSLEQEKNTETMTYKNKLTVCFDDILKVGAEMMMQQQSKNVQLDSYLVNGFSHSQQRLLKEKVKLFHGILDDLETSLNQSSSYVNTLTMLGKEKEKEREEAERRRAEEENLRKVKEQDELKKLQVLEETSQQQQSKEKNGLGLTFATKTPANTIGANETRQNNQEPESLQPPIQTQVETTNAANNGAAFSPLATTQTQGQQGQPSDAMFNDLNSMDISMFSGLDSTAFDSTAFNPPVGGAKSLDDNNLADNYSEMNISPVENTNSNNSSNSIKNSNDNNNNNNNNNKTNDNSDNNNNHTNISVSKNNINVSKDNTSNSGNNNSNNITTNDLPTANVPNSGDNPPPAENGEEYLTLNDFNDLNIDWSTTGDNGELDLSGFNI